From Carnobacterium alterfunditum DSM 5972:
TTTCATTATTATCTGATTCTATGCCGGCATTCTTGCTGCCATCTGTTATTTTTATCTTAGGTTCCATCATTTCCTTTGCAACTGGGACGTCTTATGGCACAATGGGGATCTTGATGCCTCTGACGATACCTTTAGCAGCAGCTTTATCACCAGATCCAGAATTTATTGTTATGTCTGCGGGAGCAGTCTTAACAGGAGCGATTTTTGGTGATCATTGTTCGCCGATTTCAGATACAACGATTCTTTCTTCAATGGGTGCAGGTGTGAACCATATGGAGCATGTTAAAACCCAAATACCTTATGCCATGTTAGTTGGTTCTATTGCTGTTTTATTCGGCTTCATCCCAGTCGGGTTAGGTATGCCGATAGGGATCGTCCTTCCCATTTCGATGATCATCATCGTTTTAGCCGTTTATTTCTTTGGTAAACCGATCGAGGAAAAGAAATAGAAGACTAAATTTTTTAAATTTCATCAACTTAATGATTGACTAAAAAAAGAGAATCCACAAATTGGATTCTCTTTTTTTGTATAATGGATCGTTGGTTAGTCATTCCTTCTGCCGCCAAATAATAGAACTAATCTAAGAACTTGCAAGAAGGATGCAATTGCTGCCGCAACATAAGTAAGTGCTGCTGCACTTAAAACTTTCTTAGCTTGTGAGACCTCATTAGGACTTAAAATCTGGTGATCTCTTAAAATAGCAACGGCCCGGTTAGAAGCGTTAAATTCAACGGGTAATGTAACCAATTGGAAAAGCAATGCTATAGAAAAGAAAATGATACCCAGATTGATCAACGTTTGATTGTAACCAAAAATAAAACCTAACAAAATCATGGGAAAAGAGATTTTTTGTCCGAAATTTGTTGCTGGAACTAACGCACTTCTTAGTTTTAATGGAATGTAGTTCCTTTGATCTTGGATGGCATGCCCTACTTCATGAGCAGCAACACCAATAGCAGCAACAGATCGTGACTGACGTGTGGTATCTGAAAGACGTAAAATATCGGTACTTGAGTCGTAATGGTCTGTTAAATCACCACTAACGGCCTCAATTTTGACATGCTGTAATCCCGCATTATCTAAAATCAGACGCGAAACTTCAGTTGCAGTATAGCCTTTTGAATTATTAATGCTGCTATATTTTTTATACGTACTTTTAACGAAGGAGCTCGCAATTCCAGACAATATAACACCAATAATAATTAAAATATAGGTTGGGTCAAAGAAAAACATCTTAGTTTCCACCTTTCGACTTCTTTTTGATTAGTATAACATAAGCGGTGAATGCCAGATATGAAGATTTTTATAATATTATGGAATTTTTGAAGAAATATAGGTACTGCTTGTAGCTGTGTAAATGATGCGGATCGTCTCTTGGTTCTCTACAAGTAGAACCATCAATTCACCAGAAGAGCTTTTGTGGTGTTGCAGGAATACTAGGTGTTAAACAGCTACTAGTATTCCTACTCTATTTAATAAAAAACGTTAAAACACGTATACTTTGCTTTAAAAAACAGTGAAAGTTATAATCAGATTGATAAATGGGAATCAATTTTTTTGTCTTTAATGATAATTTTGATTGGACCGGAAAGGATGGATGATAGATGGAAAGAAAGCAGCAACTTAAAGAAGCTTTTTTTACTCAGGATGAAGAAACCGTTCTAAAAAAAATGGGAACAACTCAAAAAGGACTCACATCTAATGAGGCCGAAAAGCGCATCATAGAATATGGACCAAACGAATTAGATCAAGGGAAAAATAAGAGTATAATCGTTAAATTTCTAGAGCAGTTCAAAGATTTTATGATTCTAGTCTTGTTGGCGGCAGCGCTCATTTCCGCTATTTTTGGAAATATCACGGATGGCATTATTATCTTAGTCGTTGTTGTATTGAATGCGGTATTAGGTGTTTATCAAGAAGCAAAAGCAGAGGAAGCTATTGATGCTTTAAAGAAAATGTCATCTCCGGAAGCAAGAGTTAAGCGAGATGGCAATGTTATTTCTTTAAAAAGTGACCAATTAGTTCCTGGAGATATCTTGTTATTGGAAGCTGGTGATGTAGTAGCGGCTGATCTACGGTTATTTGAAAGTGCTTCACTTAAAATAGAGGAATCTGCATTAACAGGAGAATCAGAAGCGGTAGAAAAAGATGTTACTGTGATCGAAAATGAAAAGGTAGGCATTGGTGAGCGACTAAATATGGCTTTCATGAACAGTAATGTGACTTATGGTCGTGGAGAAGGAGTCGTTGTTGGAACAGGCATGAATACAGAAGTAGGTAAAATTGCAGATATACTGGCAACCTCTGAAGAAACAATGACTCCTTTGCAAGAAAATTTAAACCGTTTAGGAAAATATTTAACCGTTGCAATTTTGATTATTGCGGTAGTGATGTTTGGTGTAGGGATGTACAATGGCCGTGAATGGTTAGATATGTTGTTGACATCGATTTCTTTGGCAGTCGCAGCTATACCGGAAGGACTGCCGGCAATCGTGACTATTATTTTAGCTTTAGGTACACAAAAGATGGCAAAACGCAAAGCACTGATCAGAAATTTACCAGCTGTTGAAACGTTGGGCAGCACTGATATTATTTGCACAGATAAGACAGGGACCTTAACGATGAATAAAATGACTATTGAAAAGGTCTACTTCAATGGAGTGATACAAGATGTTAAAGAAGATATTGATTTAGGGACTCAAGTTGTTCGAGTCATGACCTATAGCAATGATACACAGGTCGCGAATGACGGAACATTGATTGGAGATCCAACAGAAACAGCGATGGTTCAATACGCTATCGATAAAGGAATGAATGTTCAAGAAGAATTATCTAAAGAGCCGCGAATTGCTGAAGTTCCTTTTGATTCAGATCGTAAATTGATGTCAACGATCCATCAGCTGCCGGATGGGAAATTTTTTATTAGTGCAAAAGGAGCGCCGGATGAACTGCTGAAAAGATGTACGCAAATAGACAATAAAGGAAAGATAGCACCATTAGATGAAAAAACTAATCAAACCATTTTAGATACGAATCATGATTTAGCAACTCAAGCTTTAAGAGTGTTGGCGATGGCTTACAAAATCGTAGACCAAATGCCTAAAGATATCACAACGCAAGGAGTCGAACAAAATTTGGTCTTTGCTGGTATGACCGGGATGATCGATCCAGAGAGGGCCGAAGCTAAAGATGCGGTCAGAGTCGCTAAGGAGGCTGGAATCCGTTCGGTCATGATTACGGGAGACCATAGAGATACAGCTGAAGCTATTGCACGCCGATTGGGTATTTTAGCAGAAAACCAACAAGGCGGTGTGCTGACGGGTACCGAATTAAACCAAATTGATGATAATGATTTTGCTTCTAGGGTAAAGGATTATTCTGTTTATGCTAGGGTATCTCCTGAACACAAGGTTCGTATTGTTAAAGCTTGGCAAAAAGCGGGGAAAATCGTGGCTATGACTGGTGACGGTGTCAACGATGCACCTGCGCTTAAAATTGCTGATATTGGCATAGGAATGGGAATCACAGGTACAGAAGTCTCAAAAGGTGCAAGCGATATGGTCTTAGCAGACGACAACTTTTCAACGATCGTCATTTCGGTAGAAGAAGGGCGCAAGGTATTTTCAAATATCCAAAAAGCTATCCAATTCTTATTATCGGCTAACCTAGGAGAAGTTCTGACATTATTTATCGCTACTCTACTAGGATGGAGCATTTTAGCACCCGTTCACATTTTATGGATCAATCTTGTGACCGATACATTTCCAGCAATCGCACTAGGCTTAGAACCAGCAGAAGCAGATGCGATGAAAAAACCACCAAGAGGACGAAAAGCAACGTTCTTTTCAAATGGTGTTTTGCCAAGCTTGATCTACCAAGGGATTTTTGAAGGAATAATCACTTTATTTGTTTACTGGTGGGCAACTAACAACCCAGTGCATGCAAATGATGTAGAGTTGGTCCATGCAGATGCGTTAACCATGGTATTTGCCACATTAGGATTGCTTCAGTTATTCCATGCCTTTAATGTCAAATCGATTAAAAAATCATTGTTCACGGTTGGCTTCTTTAAAAATAAAGCTTTCAACTTAGCAATTCTATTGTCAGCTGCATTATTAAGTGTGGTTATCTTAATACCGGGGTTAAATGATGCGTTTAGTGTATCTCCATTAAATGTTGAACAATGGTTGTTGGTATTTGGAGCAGCTATTTCAATTATTCCTTTAGTGGAAATAGTGAAGTTCTTTATGCGTAAGTTTTCTAATGATGAACAGTAATGAAGGATAAGAAATTGAAATTTTGAAAAAGCATCCCTATATATTTAGGGGTGCTTTTTCTCAAAAAAGTTATTTTTAGTTAAAATTAAATTGTATCAATTGAAAAATCGTGTTATTATTTTTCTAATAGCAAGTACTCGCTTTATCTAAAAAAAGGTTTTAAAGTCTAATTAAGCTTTTTAAAGAAAAGAGGTTGATGCTTATGGGAAAATTATGGTTCCTACCTTTACAGGATGAGAATCCAGTAGTAATGGAAAGAATAAAATATATGATTGCTCTTTTTTTCTCTTTTACGTTAGTCGGATTAGCACTGCACTTCAATACACTTGAAGAAATTTGGCAGGGAAGTCTTAAAATTCTCATTTCTCCAGCTAATCTAGTAACAGATTATTTTGAATTGGCAAATGTTGGCGCAGCATTCATCAATGCAGCATTGATGATCATAAAAAGTCTATTCATTATCCGATCAACAAAAGTTGCATTATCTGGTCCATTACTTGCGGCTATCTTCACGATAGCAGGATTTTCATTGTTTGGTAAAAATTTGTTTAATTCTATCCCAATTATTTTGGGAGTGTTTTTGTACGCTAAATTGACTCGTACTCCGTTTAAGAATTATTTGTTATCTGCTTTATACGGGACGGCTTTAGGGCCATTAGTGAGTGAAGTAGCGTTCAACAGCGGATTCTCATTTTTTACAGGGATTTTTTTAGGATGGATAGCTGGAGCCATTGTTGGTCTTATTTTGCCGCCTTTATCACGTCATTTTGTAAGTTTCCATAAAGGGTTTAGTCTATATAATATAGGGTTTACTGCTGGAATTATTGGTATGGCTTTCATTGCTTTTTTTAGAGCCTACGGAATAGAAGTAGATACGGTTCATTTAGTATCAAGTGGTTACAACCAACCGTTATCCATCTATCTTTATAGTTTATTTTTATTATTGTTTAGTGGCGGACTATACTTTAATAAGAGTTCATTTTCCGGATACGCTGCTTTTTTGAAAGAAGACGGAAAAGGCGGCACAGATTTTATAAAGAATCATGGTTTAGGCTTAACTTTGATAAATATGGCTTTATTAGGTTTTCTGACGACAACGCTTGTTTTAACCGTAAGGGGAGAATTAAACGGTCCAGTTATTGGAGGAATATTTACAGTAGTTGGATTTGGAGCCTATGGAAAGCACGTGAAAAACGTTTTCCCCATTCTGTTAGGAGTATTGATCGTAGGTTGGCTGACATCAGCTGAATTATCAAGTACCAGTTTTTTACTTACGGCTTTATTTGGGACAACTCTAGCACCAGTTAGCGGACACTATGGAGTGATAGCTGGAATTTTGGCAGGTGGTTTGCATATGGTTATCGTAACGAATATAAGTTATTTACATGCGGGTATGAATCTTTACAACAATGGGTTTTCAGGAGGATTTACAGCGGCTATAATCGTTCCTTTATTGGAAGTCGTTTTCTTCCATAAAAAAGAAAGAAAAAATAAAAGTATTGTAAAGCCTTTAATCAATACTGAACCCGTTGAAGACTTAGAAAAAAACAAACAATGATCTGAATAGTATAATTGAAATAATAAAAAATAAAGTTTTCAAACTAATGATCCATCATTAGTTTGAAGACTTTATTTTTTTGCGTTTTTTCTTGATTTCCTTACAAAAGTAAAGTAAACTTTAAGAATCACTGAAAATGCAAGGAATTTCCTCGTTTTTAGGGTAGTTACTTTGGACTGGGCTACTTGAGACCTTTAATCTTATGATGGATCTGTTTTCTTAACGCAATTAAGGAAGCAAAAAAGGGAGGATCATTATGACAAATCTTTATATTGGTATGGTGTTGGTATTATTCATTGCCGTACTTGTTGGATTCTGGCAATTACAAAAAAAACACATAAAATTTTCAACACGTGTTTTTATTGCTTTAGGATCAGGTGTTGTGTTTGGAGCTATATTACAGCTTATCTTTGGAGCTGGCAGTGAGGTCACTACTGGATCGATCGATTGGATCAATATCGTCGGAAATGGCTATGTTAAATTCTTACAAATGTTGATCATGCCACTAATTTTTGTGTCTATTGTAGGAGCATTTACAAAAATTGAAGGGTCAAAAGACCTCGGCAAAATAAGTTTTACAGTATTAGCAACACTTTTAGGAACAACGGCTATTGCCGCATTGATTGGAATATTGAGTGTTATGGTATTTAATTTAGATGGCGCAGAATTTGTACAAGGTACAGCTGAAACGGCACGTATCGAGGAATTAAATATCAGCCAAGAGCAAGTCGCTGATTTAAGTATTCCAGAACAAATTATAGCATTTATCCCTGTAAACTTTTTCGCTGATTTATCAAACTCACGCTCGACAAGTACAATTGCGGTTGTTATTTTCTCTGCTTTTGTTGGAGTAGCCTATTTAGGAGTACACCGTAAAGATCCAGAAGCAGGAGAGTTTTTTGCTAAAATAATTGAAAGTTTGTATGCTATCGTAATGCGCATTGTTACCTTAGTATTGCGATTAACACCCTATGGAATTTTTGCTTTAATGACTAAGGCACTTGCTACAAGTGACTTTAATGCCTTGCTTAGTTTAGGTATGTTTGTTATTGCTTCATACGCAGCTCTTATCGCTATGTTTTTGATCCACATGTTGATATTGATGGGAGTAAAAGTTAACCCCATTCAATACCTTAAAAAGACATTTACGGTACTGAGTTTTGCCTTTACTTCTCGTTCAAGTGCAGGTGCATTACCTTTGAATATTGAAACACAAACAAAATCTTTAGGAGTCGATCAAGCGTCAGCAAACTTCTCTGGAACATTTGGATTATCGATTGGTCAAAATGGGTGTGCAGGTATTTATCCAGCTATGCTGGCAGCTATCGTAGCACCTACTGTAGGAATAGATATTTTTAGTCCTGCTTATATTCTTACTATCTTAGCTGTTGTTACAATCAGTTCATTTGGTGTTGCTGGTGTTGGCGGCGGAGCAACATTTGCTGCGTTGATCGTGCTAGGTGCATTAGATTTACCAGTAGCAATCGTAGGGTTGGTTATTTCTGTAGAACCGCTTATTGATATGGGACGTACATTGTTAAATGTAAATGGCAGTATGATTGCTGGAATCATCTCATCAAAGAGAATTAAGAGCTTTGATGCTAAAATATTAAATGATGATTTAACAGCTATAAAATCAGATATTTAAAGCAATAATAAAGTAAATAAAAAGCGTTCAAGAATACTCTTGTGCGCTTTTTATTTGGATACTGATCCTTTTTCACTACGTATTTAATATGAAAAGGGATTTTGTTTAGGGTTATTGATCAGAGAAGTACCAGATAAGGCTTTTTTTGACTAATAAATTTAATATATTGATTAAATGAGCATAACATATATTTTCATTTGACTAATAAAGAAGGTTTATTGATCTAATGAGTATCAAAAAAGTTTTCGTTTGACTAATAATGCAGACTCAAAGACCTTTTTTTAAATTATTCGTATCTTAAAGCTTCTATTGGATCTAATTTTGCAGCTTTTCGAGCAGGATAAATACCGAAAAAGATTCCTACTGCAGTAGAAAAGAGGAGAACGAGGACGACAGATCCTAAGGTAATAGTAGGGACGATATTTAAAGCACTAGATATTCCATTTGCAAGGAGTATACCCAGGAATAAACCAAGAATTCCACCAATCAGAGTTAGGATGACGGCTTCCATTAGGAATTGGAAAAGAATGGTAGTCGTTGTCGCGCCTAAAGCTTTTCTTGTCCCAATCTCACGTGTTCGTTCGGTTACAGATACCAGCATAATATTCATGACGCCAATCCCGCCTACCAATAAAGCAATCGCCGCGACGGCAGCAATAAAGTTAACAAATAAACCTAAAACTGAATCTACTTGATCAAGAGCTTGTAAGAAGTTAGTTGCTGTATAAAAGTTTTCTCCTACAGTGTCATGTCTTGTTTCTAATAGTCGGACCATACGATTAGAGACCGATTCGATTGCATCCTTATCTGTCACTTGAACCGTCAAATTGTTCATAAGGGGCAGTGTAGGGTTTAACTTTTCTATTGTTGTAAGAGGAAGGGCTAAAAATAAGGGCATTTGGCTTAAGTCGAATGAGCCTTGTAATTCTTTGAAGGTTCCTTCTACAATACCAATAATGGTTAAATTAACGGTGTTTCCGGCACTGCTGAGTAGCTGGATATCCTCACCGATCACATTTTGACGCCCATTGAATAAAGTTGTAGCTGTATCTTCAGTAATCACGACTACTTCTTTTGCATCATCGTAATCATTTTGATTGAAGTAGCGTCCATAGATGAGTGTACTTTCCATTGATCGATTAGTATATTGTAAATCGGTTGTACCGCTGAATGCTACAGCTGTGCGGCTTTCGAAATCTGACTGTACGGTTGTAGTGACCGTATTGTCTGGTGAAATACGCGTGATCTCAGGGATCGATTTTTTTAGTGCGTTGATGTCTGCATCTGTGATCGTTGCATCAGTTGAAGCATTGTCGCTTAGAGATAATGAAATAGTAGAAGCTCCAAAATCATTGAACGTTTTAGTTATTTCTGAGGTAGCACCATTTCCTATTGATAAAATAGCGATAACCGCTGCGATACCTATAATGATTCCCAACATAGTCAAAAGAGAACGTAATTTGTTTGAAAAGATACTATCGACGGCCATTTTGAAATTTTCACGAATAGTCATGCGAAAGCTCCTTTATAGACTGATTTTTGAGGCTGGTCATCCACTAATGCACCATCATTAAATGTGAGGATCCGCTTAGTGTATAAAGATACTTCGGATTCATGGGTGATCATCAGAATTGTTGTTCCTTCAGCATTTAACTCTTGAAAAATACGCATAATGTCGACAGTTGTCTTGGAATCTAGGTTTCCGGTGGGTTCATCTGCCATTAATACAGAAGGGTTATTTACGATTGCTCGGGCAATGGCCACTCGCTGTTTTTGACCACCCGAAATTTCGTTTGGTTTATGCTTGACGCGATCGCTTAAACCGACCCGTTCTAAAGCTTTTAGAGCTCGTTCTTTTCTTTCTTTAGATTTCACACCTGCGTATACTAAAGGTAATTCAACATTTTCTAAAACAGACATACGAGGCATCAAATTAAAGGATTGGAAAATAAAGCCGATCTCTTTGTTGCGAATTTTGGCACTCTCTTTATCATTTAAATCACTTACGTTTTGACCGTTGAGTATATAAGTGCCTGAATCAAAACGATCTAATAGCCCTAAAATATTCATTAACGTCGATTTTCCTGATCCGCTTGGGCCCATTATTGCAGTAAACTCGCCAGCCATTATTTCTAGTGAAACATTATCTAATGCAACTAATGTTTCGTCACCAGTAGTATAAGTTTTAACGATATTTTTTATACTGATCATGTTTGAGCTCCTTTCTATTTACTAGTTACCATGGTGCCGTCACTGATCGTATCATCTGGAGATAAGATGATCGTGTCATCCAACGTTAGACCATCTGTTACTTCTACGTGTGTAGCGGATTGGATACCAGATTCTATCGGTGTATTTATTGCTTTTTCATTTTCAACAACATAAACATATGGTTTATTGTCTTCATCATATAATAGAGCTTCGATTGGAATGGCCAAAACATTGTCTGCAGTGTTTGTTGTCACATCTACATCAATATCGAAACCAACAAATAGGCCTTCAGGCGGTTTATCAAAAGAAACAATAGACTTT
This genomic window contains:
- a CDS encoding ABC transporter ATP-binding protein yields the protein MISIKNIVKTYTTGDETLVALDNVSLEIMAGEFTAIMGPSGSGKSTLMNILGLLDRFDSGTYILNGQNVSDLNDKESAKIRNKEIGFIFQSFNLMPRMSVLENVELPLVYAGVKSKERKERALKALERVGLSDRVKHKPNEISGGQKQRVAIARAIVNNPSVLMADEPTGNLDSKTTVDIMRIFQELNAEGTTILMITHESEVSLYTKRILTFNDGALVDDQPQKSVYKGAFA
- a CDS encoding L-cystine transporter; protein product: MTNLYIGMVLVLFIAVLVGFWQLQKKHIKFSTRVFIALGSGVVFGAILQLIFGAGSEVTTGSIDWINIVGNGYVKFLQMLIMPLIFVSIVGAFTKIEGSKDLGKISFTVLATLLGTTAIAALIGILSVMVFNLDGAEFVQGTAETARIEELNISQEQVADLSIPEQIIAFIPVNFFADLSNSRSTSTIAVVIFSAFVGVAYLGVHRKDPEAGEFFAKIIESLYAIVMRIVTLVLRLTPYGIFALMTKALATSDFNALLSLGMFVIASYAALIAMFLIHMLILMGVKVNPIQYLKKTFTVLSFAFTSRSSAGALPLNIETQTKSLGVDQASANFSGTFGLSIGQNGCAGIYPAMLAAIVAPTVGIDIFSPAYILTILAVVTISSFGVAGVGGGATFAALIVLGALDLPVAIVGLVISVEPLIDMGRTLLNVNGSMIAGIISSKRIKSFDAKILNDDLTAIKSDI
- a CDS encoding cation-translocating P-type ATPase; its protein translation is MERKQQLKEAFFTQDEETVLKKMGTTQKGLTSNEAEKRIIEYGPNELDQGKNKSIIVKFLEQFKDFMILVLLAAALISAIFGNITDGIIILVVVVLNAVLGVYQEAKAEEAIDALKKMSSPEARVKRDGNVISLKSDQLVPGDILLLEAGDVVAADLRLFESASLKIEESALTGESEAVEKDVTVIENEKVGIGERLNMAFMNSNVTYGRGEGVVVGTGMNTEVGKIADILATSEETMTPLQENLNRLGKYLTVAILIIAVVMFGVGMYNGREWLDMLLTSISLAVAAIPEGLPAIVTIILALGTQKMAKRKALIRNLPAVETLGSTDIICTDKTGTLTMNKMTIEKVYFNGVIQDVKEDIDLGTQVVRVMTYSNDTQVANDGTLIGDPTETAMVQYAIDKGMNVQEELSKEPRIAEVPFDSDRKLMSTIHQLPDGKFFISAKGAPDELLKRCTQIDNKGKIAPLDEKTNQTILDTNHDLATQALRVLAMAYKIVDQMPKDITTQGVEQNLVFAGMTGMIDPERAEAKDAVRVAKEAGIRSVMITGDHRDTAEAIARRLGILAENQQGGVLTGTELNQIDDNDFASRVKDYSVYARVSPEHKVRIVKAWQKAGKIVAMTGDGVNDAPALKIADIGIGMGITGTEVSKGASDMVLADDNFSTIVISVEEGRKVFSNIQKAIQFLLSANLGEVLTLFIATLLGWSILAPVHILWINLVTDTFPAIALGLEPAEADAMKKPPRGRKATFFSNGVLPSLIYQGIFEGIITLFVYWWATNNPVHANDVELVHADALTMVFATLGLLQLFHAFNVKSIKKSLFTVGFFKNKAFNLAILLSAALLSVVILIPGLNDAFSVSPLNVEQWLLVFGAAISIIPLVEIVKFFMRKFSNDEQ
- a CDS encoding ABC transporter permease, with translation MTIRENFKMAVDSIFSNKLRSLLTMLGIIIGIAAVIAILSIGNGATSEITKTFNDFGASTISLSLSDNASTDATITDADINALKKSIPEITRISPDNTVTTTVQSDFESRTAVAFSGTTDLQYTNRSMESTLIYGRYFNQNDYDDAKEVVVITEDTATTLFNGRQNVIGEDIQLLSSAGNTVNLTIIGIVEGTFKELQGSFDLSQMPLFLALPLTTIEKLNPTLPLMNNLTVQVTDKDAIESVSNRMVRLLETRHDTVGENFYTATNFLQALDQVDSVLGLFVNFIAAVAAIALLVGGIGVMNIMLVSVTERTREIGTRKALGATTTTILFQFLMEAVILTLIGGILGLFLGILLANGISSALNIVPTITLGSVVLVLLFSTAVGIFFGIYPARKAAKLDPIEALRYE
- a CDS encoding DUF1576 domain-containing protein, translated to MGKLWFLPLQDENPVVMERIKYMIALFFSFTLVGLALHFNTLEEIWQGSLKILISPANLVTDYFELANVGAAFINAALMIIKSLFIIRSTKVALSGPLLAAIFTIAGFSLFGKNLFNSIPIILGVFLYAKLTRTPFKNYLLSALYGTALGPLVSEVAFNSGFSFFTGIFLGWIAGAIVGLILPPLSRHFVSFHKGFSLYNIGFTAGIIGMAFIAFFRAYGIEVDTVHLVSSGYNQPLSIYLYSLFLLLFSGGLYFNKSSFSGYAAFLKEDGKGGTDFIKNHGLGLTLINMALLGFLTTTLVLTVRGELNGPVIGGIFTVVGFGAYGKHVKNVFPILLGVLIVGWLTSAELSSTSFLLTALFGTTLAPVSGHYGVIAGILAGGLHMVIVTNISYLHAGMNLYNNGFSGGFTAAIIVPLLEVVFFHKKERKNKSIVKPLINTEPVEDLEKNKQ
- a CDS encoding zinc metallopeptidase, coding for MFFFDPTYILIIIGVILSGIASSFVKSTYKKYSSINNSKGYTATEVSRLILDNAGLQHVKIEAVSGDLTDHYDSSTDILRLSDTTRQSRSVAAIGVAAHEVGHAIQDQRNYIPLKLRSALVPATNFGQKISFPMILLGFIFGYNQTLINLGIIFFSIALLFQLVTLPVEFNASNRAVAILRDHQILSPNEVSQAKKVLSAAALTYVAAAIASFLQVLRLVLLFGGRRND